A stretch of the Fusarium musae strain F31 chromosome 2, whole genome shotgun sequence genome encodes the following:
- a CDS encoding hypothetical protein (EggNog:ENOG41) — MALSPVVTHTVEATQPQSFGRAISSPLKNVTSQTSSSNGTPMPPVTSAPAPTSIPTTLDLAEQMNDEEKRKYVKGKKLGEGTYAVVFLGHLRSKPTTLVAIKKIKVQKEYDEGMAPDAVRELKHLQELSHPNIISLLSVFSSKDQNLNLVLEYLPRGDLEMLIRDTESVRYGAADIKTWMGMLTRAVWFCHENFVLHRDIKPNNLLIAEDGEVKLADFGLARSFADPHQLMSSRVITRWYRPPELLFDAKHYSGAVDVWSVGTVFAELIMRAPYLPGNTDLDQVRLVCELVGTPTDDNWPGVTKLPGYAVPGQHPVRGKDWYEMRFGTVGSDGVDLLMKTLILDPKKRITARGMLEHPWWHSEPKPTRKQDLPRKGGAGADDKMGADLKRRPGVIDDDRGSKVARKLDFGGMK, encoded by the exons atgGCACTCTCACCAGTCGTAACGCACACCGTCGAAGCCACGCAACCGCAAAGCTTCGGGCGCGCAATCTCTTCGCCTCTAAAGAACGTCACTTCGcaaacatcctcctccaatgGAACGCCAATGCCCCCTGTCACTTCAGCGCCTGCGCCGACGAGCATTCCCACGACTCTCGATCTTGCAGAGCAGATGaacgatgaggagaagcgcaAATACGTCAAGG GCAAGAAGCTCGGTGAGGGTACATACGCCGTTGTCTTCCTAGGTCACTTGCGCTCCAAGCCCACCACTCTCgtcgccatcaagaagatcaaggtccAGAAGGAGTACGATGAGGGCATGGCCCCCGACGCCGTCCGCGAATTGAAGCACCTCCAGGAGCTCTCTCACCCAAACATCATCTCTCTGCTTTCCGTATTCTCCTCAAAAGACCAGAACCTCAACCTCGTTCTCGAGTACCTACCCCGTGGCGATCTAGAAATGCTTATTCGCGATACCGAATCCGTGCGCTACGGTGCCGCTGATATCAAGACATGGATGGGCATGCTCACCCGCGCCGTTTGGTTCTGCCACGAGAATTTTGTTCTCCATCGTGATATCAAGCCAAACAACTTGTTGATTGCTGAGGATGGCGAAGTCAAGCTTGCTGATTTTGGTCTTGCGCGAAGCTTCGCTGatcctcatcaactcatGTCCTCGCGCGTCATCACCCGCTGGTACCGACCCCCTGAGCTGCTCTTCGACGCGAAGCACTACAGCGGTGCTGTCGATGTCTGGTCTGTTGGCACTGTGTTCGCTGAACTCATTATGCGTGCGCCCTATCTTCCCGGTAACACAGACCTTGACCAAGTTCGACTTGTCTGCGAACTTGTCGGTACGCCCACCGATGATAACTGGCCTGGTGTCACGAAACTTCCAGGCTATGCTGTTCCTGGACAACACCCGGTCCGTGGTAAGGACTGGTATGAGATGCGCTTCGGTACTGTTGGTTCTGACGGTGTGGACCTGCTCATGAAGACGCTTATTCTCGACCCCAAGAAGCGCATCACTGCCCGTGGTATGCTTGAGCATCCTTGGTGGCATTCTGAGCCTAAGCCTACCCGCAAGCAAGATCTGCCTCGAAAGGGTGGCGCAGGAGCTGACGACAAGATGGGCGCTGATCTAAAGCGAAGGCCAGGCGTAATTGACGATGACAGGGGTTCCAAAGTTGCACGCAAGCTTGATTTCGGCGGCATGAAATAG
- a CDS encoding hypothetical protein (EggNog:ENOG41), translating into MIQSQPAAATGRLKYADPRDLPSYPSAGLRPDGAAASAAASLGWSNQKPIELWKPDKTSSASAAAALAKDYKMAPAWEPTSNSAGHKAALLAVGSANAALNQSPSQRKSHEGWGNSAATQAFNTNRANSMRQPEPRAYDTSLQGQKSLAAAKGAMSTTRRRAKSTPSAPDSHAPSPPKTNTRPDALSGAALAHKASLRAKPATENAGAVPVTTMTRNMFTSNPPVKPEVDERQNNEQLHASAVAMARKMYSHQQKIIDEAKETHGQGSDAPQPKPYVNLQDAAYKQAQERLAKLEQEHQKNRDYQSYYGNESSPKRRFTLTSKLRRRSSSDGDLDDRQQSERIRQQMSLFSNKLSEVDQKKRQDDRNALLAAAQRNVKARLQGMDEKVYHETGQVNPTLMSEWELKAHQLATASHETRNANKGKIDIGGGRFMDPHDIDAIAAKRMQPLLDDINEKAEVERERLATLKMEEEARKAEQEKQKARDREIKEITKKLKDQEKQEYKAKKAEEKAARAEERRQAKEEKQRTRGNTAVSGEEAIDDGASTRSEEAVSPPIVAANESSEPSAPAAIDTEAGTAESGRRKLSDAASPTSKVKGWIKNRFSRGKSLGEKDRESQGDKRSSFIGGAALRDTDANESSTSLDNRATSMRDVALAGRSANAESSDHDRDVLHDSRGISPVSSLSEDEAVPAITPPPAIKDPAERKSQSPSRDSRFREMMDN; encoded by the exons ATGATCCAGTCACAGCCGGCAGCGGCCACAG GTCGGCTCAAATATGCAGATCCTCGAGATCTTCCTAGCTATCCATCTGCTGGTCTTCGCCCTGACGGCGCTGCTGCAAGTGCCGCTGCTTCACTTGGATGGTCTAATCAAAAGCCCATCGAACTTTGGAAACCTGATAAAACATCATCCGCATCCGCTGCTGCCGCTCTAGCCAAAGATTACAAGATGGCTCCAGCATGGGAACCAACATCTAACTCTGCTGGACACAAAGCCGCACTTCTAGCTGTTGGCTCGGCTAATGCTGCCTTGAACCAATCCCCAAGCCAGCGCAAGTCACACGAAGGATGGGGAAATTCTGCTGCCACTCAAGCATTCAATACGAATCGAGCCAATTCAATGCGACAGCCTGAACCAAGAGCATATGATACTTCGCTGCAGGGACAAAAGTCTCTTGCCGCAGCCAAAGGTGCTATGTCAACAACTAGACGACGAGCTAAATCGACGCCATCGGCACCAGACTCTCATGCTCCATCACCCCCCAAGACAAACACTCGACCAGATGCGCTCAGCGGAGCTGCACTTGCTCACAAAGCAAGCCTCAGGGCCAAGCCGGCAACAGAAAACGCCGGTGCGGTGCCAGTGACCACCATGACTCGCAACATGTTCACGTCCAATCCGCCAGTCAAACCGGAGGTAGATGAACGACAAAACAACGAGCAACTCCACGCTTCAGCGGTTGCGATGGCCCGAAAGATGTATTCACATCAACAAAAGATtattgatgaagccaaggaaaCCCATGGACAAGGCTCCGATGCGCCACAGCCAAAACCCTATGTTAATCTCCAGGACGCTGCATACAAACAAGCACAAGAACGACTGGCAAAACTTGAGCAAGAGCATCAGAAGAATAGAGACTACCAATCTTACTATGGGAACGAATCGTCGCCTAAACGGCGGTTCACATTGACATCCAAGCTGCGTCGTCGCTCTTCTAGTGACGGTGATCTTGACGATAGACAACAATCCGAAAGAATACGACAGCAAATGtcactcttctccaacaagcTTTCAGAGGTTGATCAGAAGAAGCGACAGGATGATCGCAACGCGCTTCTTGCTGCGGCACAACGTAATGTCAAGGCTCGACTGCAAGGTATGGATGAGAAGGTTTATCATGAAACTGGCCAGGTCAACCCAACTCTTATGAGTGAGtgggagctcaaggctcatCAGTTGGCCACTGCTAGCCACGAGACCCGGAATGCAAACAAAGGCAAAATCGATATCGGAGGTGGCAGATTCATGGACCCACACGATATAGACGCCATCGCAGCCAAGAGAATGCAGCCCCTTTTGGATGATATCAACGAAAAAGCCGAAGTTGAGCGCGAGCGACTTGCTACActcaagatggaagaggaagcaaggaaggctgagcaggagaagcaaaAAGCGCGCGACCGTGAAATTAAAGAGATCACAAAGAAACTTAAGG ACCAAGAGAAGCAAGAatacaaggccaagaaggcggAGGAGAAAGCGGCACGAGCTGAAGAGCGACGTCAggccaaggaagagaagcaacGGACCAGGGGCAACACAGCTGTCTCGGGCGAAGAAGCCATTGATGATGGCGCGAGCACAAGAAGCGAAGAGGCTGTATCACCCCCTATTGTTGCGGCAAACGAATCTAGTGAGCCTAGTGCCCCAGCCGCGATCGATACAGAAGCTGGCACAGCGGAAAGTGGCCGCAGAAAGCTCAGTGATGCTGCATCGCCAActtccaaggtcaagggatGGATCAAGAACAGGTTTTCACGAGGCAAATCTCTTGGAGAGAAAGATCGTGAAAGCCAAGGTGACAAGAGAAGCAGTTTCATTGGCGGAGCCGCTCTCCGGGATACAGATGCAAACGAAAGTTCAACAAGTTTGGACAACCGGGCTACGAGCATGCGAGATGTTGCCCTTGCCGGTCGCAGCGCAAACGCTGAGTCAAGCGACCACGACCGGGATGTGCTACATGATTCGCGCGGCATTAGCCCTGTGAGCAGTCTAAGTGAAGACGAGGCTGTTCCAGCTATTACTCCTCCACCAGCAATCAAAGACCCTGCTGAAAGGAAGAGCCAAAGTCCTTCACGGGATTCGAGATTTAGAGAAATGATGGATAACTAG
- a CDS encoding hypothetical protein (EggNog:ENOG41), translating to MAVKGIFSYWWFPVISGLVWLGMLLGLLLEWQVNQHGRRYPTQSIHSDIAYISNVGAGRLQPLFIVGCVLTSIFLDAAFLSERWLRHRGRLVPNTTLMEKVLSGLSIAFATVGTVGLICLSIFKTGKYSRLHNTFLALFIGGYLFSAVCICWEYQRLGINYREHRVLRMSFWVKLTFILVEVALIIAFGVCSLVKKRNAAAVLEWAISFIFTFYAISFVIDLYPAVRTKSPDARYQKSAYMPSALSDSRSPSNGSRSNLDAPANGRHDVEMAQNGNRVPPRDF from the exons ATGGCTGTGAAAGGCATATTTTCATACTGG TGGTTCCCAGTTATTTCAGGCCTTGTCTGGCTGGGAATGCTTCTCGGTCTCCTCCTCGAATGGCAAGTCAATCAACACGGTCGTCGATATCCCACTCAATCGATTCATTCCGACATCGCCTACATCTCCAACGTCGGCGCAGGCCGTCTCCAGCCTCTCTTTATCGTCGGGTGCGTCTTGACCTCCATCTTTCTCGATGCTGCGTTCTTGTCTGAGCGATGGCTGCGACATCGGGGTCGTCTCGTGCCCAACACGACCCTCATGGAGAAGGTCCTCAGCGGCCTCTCTATCGCCTTTGCGACCGTTGGAACCGTGGGACTTATCTGTCTTTCTATCTTCAAGACTGGCAAGTATAGCAGACTGCACAACACGTTTCTGGCGCTCTTTATTGGAGGCTATTTGTTCTCGGCTGTTTGTATCTGCTGGGAGTACCAACGCCTTGGAATCA ACTACCGCGAGCATCGTGTCCTTCGCATGTCTTTCTGGGTGAAGCTCACCTTCATCCTCGTAGAGGTCGCCCTCATCATCGCCTTTGGCGTGTGCAGCCTCGTCAAGAAGCGAAACGCCGCCGCGGTCCTCGAATGGgccatctccttcatcttcacattCTATGCCATCTCCTTCGTCATCGACCTCTATCCTGCCGTTCGCACAAAGAGCCCTGACGCAAGGTATCAAAAGTCCGCTTACATGCCTTCTGCCCTCTCTGATTCGAGGAGCCCCAGTAACGGGTCGCGCAGTAACTTGGATGCTCCCGCAAACGGTCGCCACGATGTCGAGATGGCGCAGAACGGTAATCGTGTGCCTCCTAGAGACTTCTAG
- a CDS encoding hypothetical protein (EggNog:ENOG41), whose translation MKLSLPFIAFCATPAVVGLALPNGAFEIKEYEHKDHHHHDPNLVKHHHKHHDHKHKHLHPHEHVHVTKHKHPEKPCPILTEEKTCKLFHYATRDVEELIHAVQTYDCGNEAECWHKIVYEIYSLEHGLDAFDKYVDSTTLKKCLTCGNDSPVVGCFLHYADALIRLVKLLRHQTKNLDGEVERPILTAINSLRVSNYALVYEVGRRIECKKSLKIIMSKQGANDGTTKGSIQAAFSKFPYTPLITGEDFEDRVALDKGDAKEDSEGDGEKKHKKVHKHYHNHHHGHKHGHKHGHGHGHLHQHGHKHGHKHENEHHYEHKHEYDHHHDEVRANNPRS comes from the exons ATGAAGCTGTCTCTACCTTTCATTGCGTTCTGCGCAACACCAGCCGTTGTTGGTCTTGCTCTCCCAAACGGCGCCTTCGAGATCAAGGAGTACGAGCATAAggatcaccatcaccatgatCCCAACCTGGTCAAGCACCATCACAAGCACCACGATCATAAGCACAAGCACCTTCATCCCCATGAGCATGTCCACGTCACCAAGCACAAGCATCCCGAAAAGCCTTGCCCTATCCTCACTGAGGAGAAGACTTGCAAGCTCTTCCACTATGCCACCAGGGACGTCGAGGAGCTCATTCATGCTGTGCAGACCTATGATTGTGGCAATGAGGCGGAGTGTTGGCAT AAAATTGTTTACGAGATCTACAGCCTTGAGCATGGGCTAGATGCCTTTGACAAGTATGTGGACAGCACCACACTTAAGAAGTGCTTGACCTGCGGAAACGACTCTCCTGTCGTTGGCTGCTTCCTTCAC TATGCGGATGCTCTGATCCGCCTCGTGAAGCTCCTGCGGCACCAGACCAAGAATCTTGATGGAGAGGTTGAACGGCCCATCCTGACTGCCATCAACAGTCTGCGTGTTTCCAACTAT GCCTTGGTCTATGAGGTCGGTCGCCGTATTGAGTGCAAGAAGagcctcaagatcatcatgtcCAAGCAGGGAGCCAACGATGGCACCACCAAGGGCAGTATCCAGGCGGCCTTTTCCAAGTTCCCCTACACTCCCCTGATCACAGGCGAGGACTTTGAGGACAGAGTCGCGCTGGACAAGGGCGACGCCAAGGAGGACTCGGAGGGtgatggagagaagaagcacaagAAGGTGCACAAGCACTACCACAACCATCACCACGGACACAAGCATGGGCACAAGCACGGCCACGGACATGGCCATCTCCACCAACATGGACACAAACACGGACATAAGCACGAGAACGAGCATCACTACGAGCACAAGCACGAGTATGACCATCACCACGATGAGGTTCGTGCCAACAATCCGAGGTCCTAG